In Paraburkholderia youngii, the genomic stretch GAACACGAACTGGGAATGCAACTGCTGACCCGGACACCAACAGGAATTATTCCGACTCCCCTCGGCGAACTCGTCTATTCTCATGCCAAGCTCATCCGAGATGAGATTGATCTCGCCGAAACGCGGCTTCGGGCTGACTCTGCAGCAACTAACGTCGTAACGGTCGGCACGTTACCGAGTATTGCGAGCCGGGTGCTCCCTCTTGCGGTCGCTCGCTGGAAAGCGCAGGTTCCCAATGTAATGTTGCGCGTCATCGAAAGACGCCAGGTCGATCTGTTGCTGGGGCTCTTCCGCCGCGAGTTTGATTTCGTCATCGCACAGACTGAGTTTTTCGACATCTTTCCTGAAGGGCTTAAGCAGCGCGTACTTTTTCGCGACCGCCTCTGCGTTTTCGCACGACCTGATCACTACCTATTTGGGTTAGTAGAACCGTCGTGGGCTGACCTCGCGCGATTTCCGTGGGTGAGTCCGATGATCGGATGGCATCAGCGAGCCGTATTCGAGAAGCTTGTCGAGGCCGAAGGGGTGCCCCCGCCGCAACAGTTTATCGAGTGCGGGTCAATTGAATTCACCAAAACCTTGGTCGCGGAGAGTGATCACCTGGCCCTCTTGCCCGCACACTCCACGATCGTCGAAGTGAAGGAAGGGTCTATCAAGGTTTTGCCCATCACCTTTCCAGCATTGAAACGAAACA encodes the following:
- a CDS encoding LysR family transcriptional regulator, giving the protein MTIAAMPDRAKITPQSESENGASAALPGLAMDPRKLLYMVTAIEQGSLSKAAKKLSISQPALTKSMDRLEHELGMQLLTRTPTGIIPTPLGELVYSHAKLIRDEIDLAETRLRADSAATNVVTVGTLPSIASRVLPLAVARWKAQVPNVMLRVIERRQVDLLLGLFRREFDFVIAQTEFFDIFPEGLKQRVLFRDRLCVFARPDHYLFGLVEPSWADLARFPWVSPMIGWHQRAVFEKLVEAEGVPPPQQFIECGSIEFTKTLVAESDHLALLPAHSTIVEVKEGSIKVLPITFPALKRNIAVIFRETAPLNDMHRDFIAHLEAVGKELCTE